In Campylobacterota bacterium, one DNA window encodes the following:
- the fabG gene encoding 3-oxoacyl-ACP reductase FabG: MKTIKSSEPKNIIVTGGLRGIGYAIACGLTQRGDRVFIFDCAPSDDQHVSQLAGLGIEYVQVDVADAVSVKAGFEHVCVQLADQTLDGVVNNAGITRDNLAVRMSEADWDRVCAVNLKGTFLCSQQALARMVRQKKSYIINIASIVGIKGNAGQANYVASKAGVIGLTKSLAQEYAKRNVLVNAIAPGFITTPMTDVLSDQVRENILNYIPLKRFGSPEDVANLVLFLTSGRADYITGQVVEVAGGM, translated from the coding sequence ATGAAGACAATCAAGAGTAGCGAACCTAAAAATATTATCGTCACGGGTGGGCTGCGTGGTATTGGCTATGCCATTGCGTGTGGGCTGACGCAGCGTGGCGATCGCGTCTTTATTTTTGACTGTGCACCGTCTGATGATCAGCATGTTAGTCAGCTTGCCGGCTTGGGTATTGAGTATGTGCAAGTTGATGTTGCTGACGCAGTTTCGGTAAAGGCAGGCTTTGAACATGTCTGCGTCCAGCTGGCAGATCAAACACTTGATGGGGTGGTTAACAATGCTGGTATCACCCGAGATAATTTGGCAGTGCGTATGAGTGAGGCAGACTGGGACCGTGTGTGTGCGGTCAACCTCAAAGGAACATTTTTATGTTCTCAGCAAGCGCTTGCACGTATGGTTCGTCAAAAAAAATCATACATTATCAACATTGCCTCCATTGTTGGCATCAAAGGAAATGCTGGTCAGGCTAACTATGTTGCCAGCAAGGCAGGTGTTATTGGCTTGACTAAGTCACTTGCACAAGAGTATGCCAAACGTAATGTTCTTGTTAATGCCATTGCTCCCGGATTTATTACAACGCCGATGACTGATGTGCTTTCTGATCAAGTTCGTGAAAACATTTTAAACTACATTCCACTCAAACGTTTTGGCAGTCCAGAAGATGTAGCCAACCTTGTGCTTTTCTTGACGTCTGGTCGTGCTGACTATATCACTGGCCAGGTGGTTGAAGTTGCTGGTGGAATGTAA
- a CDS encoding GIY-YIG nuclease family protein, whose protein sequence is MAFYVYIMANKPRGTLYIGVTNNLSRRVWQHKQKTLDGFSKKYNLTRLVWAEKIEYGQQAIAREKQLKRWHREWKVNLIESLNPEWDDLYSTLV, encoded by the coding sequence ATGGCTTTTTATGTTTATATTATGGCAAACAAACCACGTGGGACTTTGTACATAGGAGTTACCAATAATTTATCACGTAGAGTTTGGCAGCATAAGCAAAAGACCCTAGATGGTTTTTCAAAGAAATATAATCTGACACGTCTTGTCTGGGCTGAAAAAATTGAATATGGCCAGCAGGCTATCGCTCGTGAAAAGCAATTAAAACGTTGGCATCGTGAGTGGAAAGTTAATTTGATTGAGTCTTTAAACCCAGAGTGGGATGATTTGTACTCCACGTTAGTGTAG
- a CDS encoding prolyl-tRNA synthetase associated domain-containing protein encodes MQHTLHDNAEQELFALFEQLDIPYTNTTHEPVFTADEASFLKAKLPGAHCKNLFLKNKKDQFFLVVMLDSTRLDLKQFQKQYELGHLSFANDDYLMHYLGIKPGSVCPFAVINDTQKMVRVILDEEMMQHEQVNYHPLRNDMTVTISNNDLIKFFDYTGHEYSIEALPKK; translated from the coding sequence ATGCAGCACACACTCCACGACAACGCAGAGCAAGAATTATTCGCGCTTTTTGAACAACTTGACATCCCCTACACCAACACAACACATGAGCCAGTCTTTACCGCCGACGAGGCATCATTTTTAAAAGCAAAACTACCAGGTGCTCACTGCAAAAATCTTTTTTTAAAAAATAAAAAAGATCAATTTTTTTTGGTTGTTATGCTCGACAGCACACGCCTTGACCTCAAACAATTTCAAAAGCAGTACGAACTTGGGCACTTATCGTTTGCTAACGACGACTATCTCATGCACTATCTAGGCATCAAACCCGGCTCAGTTTGCCCGTTTGCAGTGATCAACGATACCCAAAAAATGGTCCGTGTTATTTTGGATGAAGAGATGATGCAGCATGAACAGGTAAACTATCACCCACTCAGAAATGATATGACGGTGACCATATCAAACAATGATCTAATCAAGTTTTTTGATTACACAGGTCATGAATATTCAATTGAGGCGCTACCAAAGAAGTGA
- the plsX gene encoding phosphate acyltransferase PlsX has product MIALDVMGGDFAPDPVIAGALRAAKQSVPLVLSGPAELIKQKCSALDPGWQQYNIQIIDADQVIEMDEEPVFAVKKKQNASLVKAVGAVHSKVAQAVVSAGNSGALMVAATLLLGRQEGIARPAIGGFLPTQKGEVFVLDLGANVVCRPDYFLQFAHVGQKFLRANVAIDAPKIGLLSNGHESSKGTPVLKQAYQDLQAAYGQSFIGYIEPGDVLAHKVDMVLCDGFVGNVLLKTVEAMGAVYTGFVHESIAGEQDQQAKHTLINWQARFDKELDARLAFKRCGGALLLGVQGNVIVCHGNADAQAIERALLFAQGIVNKAS; this is encoded by the coding sequence ATGATAGCGCTTGATGTTATGGGCGGTGATTTTGCACCGGATCCAGTTATTGCTGGCGCATTGCGAGCCGCAAAGCAGTCGGTGCCGCTTGTTTTAAGTGGCCCAGCTGAGCTCATTAAGCAAAAATGCAGTGCGCTTGATCCAGGTTGGCAGCAGTACAACATACAAATCATTGATGCAGATCAAGTTATTGAAATGGATGAAGAGCCTGTCTTCGCGGTTAAAAAAAAGCAAAATGCTTCGCTTGTTAAAGCGGTAGGCGCTGTTCATTCCAAAGTAGCGCAGGCAGTTGTTTCAGCCGGTAATTCAGGTGCGCTCATGGTCGCGGCGACGTTGTTGCTTGGTAGACAGGAAGGGATTGCCCGTCCTGCGATTGGTGGATTTTTGCCAACGCAAAAAGGAGAGGTATTTGTCCTTGACTTAGGCGCCAACGTTGTATGCAGGCCGGATTATTTTTTACAATTTGCTCATGTAGGACAAAAGTTTTTGCGAGCGAACGTCGCAATAGATGCTCCTAAAATCGGGCTCCTTTCTAATGGGCACGAATCTTCAAAGGGGACACCGGTTCTCAAACAAGCATATCAAGATTTGCAAGCGGCGTATGGACAGTCATTTATAGGTTATATAGAGCCGGGCGATGTACTTGCGCATAAGGTCGACATGGTGTTGTGTGATGGCTTTGTAGGTAACGTATTGCTTAAGACGGTAGAGGCAATGGGTGCTGTGTACACAGGATTTGTGCATGAGTCGATTGCGGGAGAACAGGATCAACAAGCAAAACATACGCTTATCAATTGGCAAGCACGATTTGACAAAGAGCTTGATGCAAGGTTAGCATTTAAGCGATGTGGAGGTGCGCTGTTACTAGGGGTACAAGGAAACGTTATAGTGTGCCATGGCAATGCAGATGCACAGGCGATTGAACGAGCGTTGCTGTTTGCACAAGGTATAGTAAACAAGGCTAGTTAA
- a CDS encoding beta-ketoacyl-[acyl-carrier-protein] synthase family protein — protein sequence MTKQHEVVVTGIGLVTPLGNDTQTTWRNAIAGKSGIVALQSDEYAQQPHAMAGLVRGEQEALDHLVNAKDQARSHRFMHLGLLAAHQALTDAALLDADQAVRDHIGVYMGVSVGALDVICQSALQADKDGHHRRVSPFALPKAITNMAPAWVSMQWGLKGPVLAFANACSSSSDALGFAFRAVRDGYAPYMLAGGSESCITPLTLAGFYNMRALSRWPGAPEQASRPFDQKRCGFVIAEGAAMLMLERAESAYARGATIYGTIKGYGATSDAFHMTAMQPDGLGAQRAVLQALDQAGLQPTDIGYVNAHGTSTPMNDATESKMFKRVFGTYADPEQKNHVRVSSTKSMTGHMLGAAGAAEAAFCLLALHNGVLPPTINLDTPDSACELDYIANAACTLSVEHALSTSFGFGGGNAALVFGRGN from the coding sequence ATGACCAAGCAGCATGAGGTTGTTGTAACAGGCATTGGGTTAGTAACCCCGCTGGGCAATGACACACAAACAACGTGGCGCAATGCCATTGCTGGCAAATCCGGCATTGTTGCGCTTCAGTCAGACGAATATGCTCAGCAACCACATGCAATGGCAGGGTTGGTGCGTGGTGAGCAAGAAGCGCTTGATCATCTTGTTAATGCAAAAGATCAAGCACGCAGTCATCGATTTATGCATCTTGGGTTGCTTGCGGCCCATCAAGCACTTACTGATGCCGCACTGTTGGATGCAGACCAAGCAGTACGTGACCACATTGGTGTGTACATGGGCGTCAGCGTTGGTGCGCTTGACGTCATTTGCCAGTCGGCACTACAGGCAGACAAAGACGGTCACCACCGCCGCGTTTCGCCCTTTGCGCTGCCCAAAGCAATTACCAACATGGCACCAGCCTGGGTGAGTATGCAATGGGGTTTGAAGGGGCCGGTGCTTGCGTTTGCAAATGCCTGTAGCTCAAGTTCAGATGCACTCGGTTTTGCATTTCGCGCTGTGCGTGACGGATACGCTCCCTACATGCTTGCTGGTGGCAGTGAGAGTTGCATTACACCGCTTACGCTTGCAGGGTTTTACAACATGCGTGCGCTTTCTCGTTGGCCGGGCGCTCCTGAGCAGGCCAGTCGTCCGTTTGATCAAAAACGTTGTGGATTTGTTATTGCAGAAGGTGCTGCTATGCTTATGCTTGAGCGTGCAGAGTCTGCCTATGCACGCGGTGCAACTATTTACGGTACTATCAAAGGGTATGGTGCAACCAGTGATGCATTTCACATGACGGCAATGCAGCCAGATGGGCTTGGTGCGCAACGCGCCGTTTTGCAGGCGCTTGATCAAGCTGGACTGCAACCAACAGACATTGGTTATGTCAATGCGCACGGCACCTCAACGCCGATGAATGATGCAACTGAGTCAAAAATGTTTAAACGGGTGTTTGGCACTTATGCTGACCCTGAGCAGAAAAATCACGTTCGTGTAAGTAGTACAAAATCAATGACCGGGCATATGCTTGGTGCAGCTGGTGCTGCTGAGGCTGCATTTTGTTTGCTTGCACTTCATAATGGCGTATTGCCGCCGACTATTAATTTAGACACGCCTGATTCGGCTTGCGAGCTGGACTATATTGCAAATGCTGCCTGCACGCTTTCTGTTGAACATGCGCTTTCTACCTCCTTTGGTTTTGGTGGTGGTAATGCTGCGCTTGTGTTTGGTAGGGGCAACTAA
- a CDS encoding GIY-YIG nuclease family protein, translating to MAFYVYIMANKPRGTLYIGVTSNLAQRVLQHKQKKVSGFTQKYNLSQLVWVKVSLSMQEAITLEKRLKKWNRSWKMELVESTNPNWQDLSHVLFNID from the coding sequence ATGGCTTTTTATGTTTATATTATGGCAAACAAACCACGTGGGACTTTGTATATTGGTGTTACAAGTAACCTTGCTCAAAGAGTTTTGCAGCACAAACAAAAAAAGGTGTCTGGCTTTACGCAAAAATATAATCTTTCTCAGCTTGTGTGGGTGAAAGTTAGTCTTTCTATGCAAGAGGCAATTACGCTTGAGAAACGCTTGAAGAAGTGGAACCGAAGCTGGAAAATGGAGCTCGTAGAATCAACGAATCCCAACTGGCAAGATCTATCTCATGTGTTATTTAACATTGATTAA
- the fabD gene encoding ACP S-malonyltransferase produces the protein MKVGMIFPGQGSQFLGMGKEIYDQERLVQEFFEEASMCLDQNFVRLCFASSDKELRETVNAQTSIFLVSASLYALLNKKYNITPDVVAGHSSGEYAAIFAAGGISFPDGLYLLKKRSLFMDEATRKFPGSMAAVLGLSFDKLQRLCEQYDQPNSIEHVLEIVNYNTADQLVISGTSPEIEMVTHDIKAERGKVIPLNVAGAFHSRLMKEAEAHFGMYMVKVDFKDLAVPLVNNVQARIVKNNEEIKQSLVQQMSGHVQWWPSMHHFQKCDLIIEVGPNVKLSKMLKRVWPEKEIVSFNTMDDLKKILRYFGKEIIHEDNQE, from the coding sequence ATGAAAGTTGGTATGATTTTTCCTGGCCAGGGGTCTCAGTTTCTTGGCATGGGTAAAGAAATTTATGATCAAGAACGCTTGGTACAAGAATTTTTTGAAGAAGCATCTATGTGCTTGGATCAAAATTTTGTACGTCTTTGTTTTGCCTCATCAGATAAAGAACTTCGTGAAACGGTCAATGCTCAAACATCAATTTTTTTGGTGAGTGCATCGTTGTATGCATTGCTTAACAAAAAGTATAACATAACGCCAGACGTTGTTGCTGGTCACAGTTCTGGTGAATATGCAGCAATTTTTGCTGCTGGTGGTATTAGTTTTCCGGATGGGTTGTACCTGCTCAAAAAACGGTCACTGTTTATGGATGAGGCAACACGCAAATTTCCGGGCAGCATGGCTGCGGTGCTCGGGCTTTCTTTTGACAAGTTGCAGCGCTTGTGTGAGCAGTATGACCAACCAAATTCAATTGAGCATGTGCTTGAAATCGTCAACTATAATACGGCCGATCAGCTTGTTATTTCTGGCACAAGTCCAGAAATTGAAATGGTTACACATGACATCAAGGCGGAGCGGGGCAAGGTGATACCCCTCAACGTTGCCGGAGCGTTTCATTCACGACTGATGAAAGAGGCTGAAGCACATTTTGGTATGTACATGGTTAAAGTTGATTTTAAGGATTTGGCTGTTCCATTGGTTAACAATGTGCAAGCACGTATTGTCAAAAATAACGAAGAAATCAAACAGTCGTTGGTGCAGCAAATGAGCGGGCATGTGCAGTGGTGGCCATCGATGCATCATTTTCAAAAATGTGATTTGATCATTGAGGTTGGCCCTAACGTAAAGTTGTCAAAAATGTTGAAGCGTGTATGGCCAGAAAAAGAAATTGTTTCATTTAATACAATGGACGATCTGAAAAAGATTTTACGCTACTTTGGCAAAGAGATAATTCATGAAGACAATCAAGAGTAG
- a CDS encoding glutamate--tRNA ligase, producing MSTKMSAVRVRFAPSPTGFLHIGGLRTAIFNWLYARHHGGQFLLRIEDTDLERSKDEFKDAQLAALEWMGFSSDEPLVYQRARQRDHLQAVRALLASGRAYPCFCQPEKADEVVSRLEHGVGKKYDRTCRGKPFSDDDLQKPHAIRFALPEDATTVTFTDKVLGDITTEFDQLDDFVIVRRDGSPVYNLCVVLDDVFMRITHVIRGQDHVSNTPKQVLLYQALGFQVPQFAHIPLILGADGSKLSKRHAAVSVDHYREKGYLPDALCNYLVRLGWAHGDREVFSREELIQLFSLEHVGKSGAVFDGAKLDWLNGLYMRELSAAQLIKCIAVLNPEYHQALQQAWPKNLDQLIDLYKARATTLCDLYKQVYLFSQDPQSLDTGLAGKWLTPNTQKLLGDFVKDLATVPVGDLEAIKTLAARLCQQHDVKLVALAQPLRLALTGGTASPGVFEMIALLGFDRAQVRIQKLVQKLTQ from the coding sequence ATGAGTACCAAAATGAGCGCGGTACGTGTACGTTTCGCGCCATCTCCAACAGGTTTTTTGCATATTGGCGGGCTTCGTACCGCCATTTTTAATTGGCTTTATGCTCGCCACCATGGCGGGCAATTTTTGCTTCGCATTGAAGACACCGACCTCGAGCGCAGCAAAGATGAGTTTAAAGATGCTCAGCTTGCGGCCCTTGAGTGGATGGGGTTTTCATCAGATGAACCATTAGTGTATCAACGAGCGCGTCAGCGTGACCATCTCCAGGCAGTGCGTGCATTGCTTGCAAGTGGTAGAGCGTATCCATGTTTTTGTCAGCCCGAAAAAGCAGATGAAGTGGTGAGTCGCCTTGAACACGGAGTTGGGAAAAAATATGACCGCACCTGTCGAGGTAAGCCGTTTTCAGATGATGATCTGCAAAAACCGCATGCTATTCGTTTTGCTTTGCCAGAAGATGCTACAACGGTAACGTTTACTGACAAGGTATTGGGGGATATTACAACGGAGTTTGACCAGTTGGATGATTTTGTCATTGTTCGTCGCGATGGCTCTCCGGTGTACAATTTGTGTGTGGTGCTTGATGACGTGTTCATGCGCATTACACACGTTATCAGAGGGCAGGACCATGTTTCTAATACACCCAAACAAGTGTTGTTGTATCAGGCACTTGGTTTTCAGGTGCCTCAATTTGCTCACATCCCGCTTATTCTAGGAGCTGATGGGAGCAAGCTGAGCAAGCGGCACGCGGCTGTTTCAGTCGACCACTACCGTGAAAAAGGATACTTGCCAGACGCGTTGTGCAACTATCTTGTGCGTCTTGGCTGGGCGCATGGTGACCGTGAAGTTTTCTCTCGCGAGGAGTTGATACAGCTTTTCTCACTTGAGCATGTTGGTAAAAGTGGGGCCGTTTTTGACGGGGCAAAGCTTGATTGGCTCAATGGTTTGTACATGCGCGAGCTAAGCGCTGCGCAGCTGATTAAGTGCATTGCTGTGCTTAATCCAGAATATCATCAAGCTTTGCAACAGGCATGGCCGAAAAATCTTGATCAGCTTATTGACTTGTACAAAGCACGAGCAACAACGCTGTGTGATTTGTACAAGCAGGTATATTTGTTCTCACAAGATCCACAATCGCTTGATACGGGTTTAGCAGGAAAATGGCTAACTCCAAACACACAAAAATTACTTGGTGATTTTGTAAAAGATCTTGCAACTGTTCCAGTTGGGGACCTGGAGGCAATTAAAACATTAGCTGCGCGCCTCTGCCAGCAGCATGATGTAAAACTTGTTGCGTTGGCACAGCCTCTTCGTTTAGCGTTAACAGGAGGGACTGCAAGTCCTGGGGTTTTTGAGATGATTGCATTGTTAGGTTTTGATCGAGCCCAGGTGCGCATTCAAAAATTAGTACAAAAGCTTACACAGTAA
- the acpP gene encoding acyl carrier protein, producing MAFSQEDTLQKISAIIAEKLTIPAQNITSESTFKDLGADSLDIVEIIMGFEETFGIEIKDEDAEKIKTVGEAVTLIHAARTK from the coding sequence ATGGCTTTCTCACAAGAAGATACGCTTCAAAAAATAAGCGCAATTATCGCAGAAAAATTAACTATTCCAGCACAAAATATCACCTCAGAGTCTACCTTTAAAGATCTTGGTGCAGACTCACTCGATATCGTTGAAATCATCATGGGATTTGAAGAAACTTTTGGCATCGAAATTAAAGATGAAGATGCGGAAAAAATTAAAACAGTTGGTGAGGCGGTAACGCTTATCCACGCTGCACGAACCAAATAA
- the rpmF gene encoding 50S ribosomal protein L32, producing the protein MPVPKRKVSRSRRDKRSANKGLSYNAASVCQTCQSPVNPHQICYGCGYYKGRKVLRTKTDRMYERGQARQAQRDQGQAAGLAAESVQEPTSSSSEE; encoded by the coding sequence ATGCCAGTTCCCAAACGGAAAGTATCGAGATCACGTAGAGATAAGCGTTCTGCTAACAAAGGGTTAAGCTACAACGCTGCAAGTGTATGTCAAACATGCCAGTCACCAGTTAATCCGCACCAAATTTGCTATGGCTGTGGTTACTACAAAGGACGTAAGGTGTTGCGTACCAAGACCGATCGCATGTATGAGCGAGGTCAAGCACGTCAAGCACAGCGAGATCAGGGGCAGGCTGCAGGCCTAGCAGCTGAGTCTGTTCAAGAGCCAACGTCATCATCATCTGAAGAATAA